CTTCGCCTCCCCGTCCTGCGCCCCCAATTGAAGGGCCGACGCCTCGACGTCGCCGTCGATTACCACCTCATCCCCTATTACGGCGCCCCAAAAAAAGTGACCGGGAACTGTATCGTTGCAAGCCCGAACGCGGCACCACGCGATTTCATGCCTATGCCACGGTCTGCGTGGTCGAGGCGGGTTGGCGTTTTACACTGGCGTTGACGTACGTTCGCAAAAAGGACAAGCCCACGGAAGTGCTCACCCGCTTGTGGGCCGAGGTGAAACAACTCGAAATCGCCTGTAAAACGGCTCTTCTGGACCGTTACTTCTTCACCGTGCCGGTGATGACGTGGCTCCAGAATCAGAACCTCCCGTTCATCATTCCCGTGGTCATGCGTGGTCGCAAGCCGAAGCCAGGCCGCCAAGCCAAGGGGATGCGGGCGTGCCGGCGTTGGAAAGCGGGATCGCACAAGTACACGCACCACGCGGGCGCCGAATCGGTCGAATTCCGATTGATCATCAC
The sequence above is a segment of the Fimbriiglobus ruber genome. Coding sequences within it:
- a CDS encoding transposase; translation: MYRCKPERGTTRFHAYATVCVVEAGWRFTLALTYVRKKDKPTEVLTRLWAEVKQLEIACKTALLDRYFFTVPVMTWLQNQNLPFIIPVVMRGRKPKPGRQAKGMRACRRWKAGSHKYTHHAGAESVEFRLIITYKSHVNRNKKRVNKKLFFATWKVRLSPTDARQRYRKRFGIEASYRQLNQSRARTSSRDPRYRLLLVGLSLFLRNVWQWLVRLAIPTKKRGQKAMRAGMKAKPPRYRDVLDDFLAYLQKATQELDSSPHTG